One Manihot esculenta cultivar AM560-2 chromosome 6, M.esculenta_v8, whole genome shotgun sequence DNA segment encodes these proteins:
- the LOC110617291 gene encoding uncharacterized protein LOC110617291 — MSPAAIERPMLESACSISSDGSRRRFGNLRGVQWRIDLGILPSSSSSTIDELRRVAADSRRRYARLRRRLLVDPHLPKDGSNSPNPAIDNPLSQNPDSTWGRFFRNAELEKTVDQDLTRLYPEHGNYFQSPGCQGMLRRILLFWCLRHPEYGYRQGMHELLAPLLYVLHVDVERLTEVRKQYEDHFADKFDGVPFQENDLMYNFDFKKYLDSMEDEIGSHGSATKVGSLVELDPEIQTIILLSDAYGIEGELGTVLSEKFMEHDAYCMFDALMNGAYGAVAMADFFSPSPVGGSHSGLPPVIEASAALYHLLSVVDSSLHSHLVELGVEPQYFALRWLRVLFGREFSLQNLLLIWDEIFLADKNKLEKGAEDDVSSTFSIFSSPQGALISSFAVSMILYLRSSLLSTENATTCLQRLLNFPENIDLRRLIDKAKSLQALAMGPSISSFSTPFGGAYNDSKSMVVRGHSLSLDSISPRTPLSMVPDSYWEEKWRVLHKAEEQRDGSSGKQNSTPKKGWTEKVRSSISRAVSDPSPAKVGCGKDRKPFVRRRLLEDLSRELGLDEDTEKVGCNEVPGQKDHICAAVGLEDEGGLNKDFTCTAEERCPSGNAGSEENSSVCSDPSSPSSGANNRENDLEKSSVASNLSIDETDDHPEYNQEDATLPVSHLPSDATLNSGSNNEATEKSMTKERKLLSGKFQWFWKFGRSNAGQEKCEQGSGAPDATKSANAAGNQSNTICSSVDGPCNSCTSAKGDVADQNMMGTLRNLGHSMLEHIQVIESVFQQDRGQVGSLENLSKNALVGKGQVTAITALKELRKISNLLSEM; from the exons ATGTCTCCAGCTGCAATTGAGCGTCCAATGCTGGAATCGGCATGTTCAATATCCAGTGACGGGAGTCGGCGTCGTTTTGGTAATCTCAGAGGGGTTCAATGGCGTATAGATCTTGGGATTCtgccttcttcctcttcttctacGATTGATGAACTTCGCAGAGTCGCTGCCGATTCTCGTAGGAG ATATGCTCGTTTAAGAAGGCGCCTGTTGGTTGATCCACATTTGCCAAAGGATGGAAGTAATTCCCCTAACCCTGCTATAGACAATCCATTGTCACAAAACCCAG ATAGTACCTGGGGACGATTCTTTCGGAATGCTGAACTAGAAAAAACAGTTGACCAGGATTTAACGCGTTTATATCCTGAACATGGGAACTATTTCCAGTCTCCTGGATGTCAGGGAATGTTAAGAAGAATTTTATTGTTTTGGTGCCTTAGACATCCTGAGTATGGTTATAGACAAG GAATGCATGAACTTTTGGCTCCCTTACTATATGTTCTTCATGTTGATGTGGAGCGACTCACGGAAGTGCGGAAGCAGTATGAGGACCATTTTGCCGACAAATTTGATGGTGTACCATTTCAAGAGAATGATCTTATGTACAACTTTGATTTCAAAAAGTATTTAGATTCCATGGAAGATGAGATTGGTTCTCATGGTAGTGCCACCAAAGTTGGGAGTCTTGTTGAGCTTGATCCTGAGATACAAACCATTATATTACTAAGTGATGCTTATGGGATTGAAGGTGAATTGGGAACTGTTTTGTCTGAGAAATTTATGGAACATGATGCCTATTGTAtgtttgatgctttgatgaatgGGGCTTATGGTGCAGTTGCCATGGCAGACTTTTTCTCTCCATCCCCTGTAGGTGGGTCTCATTCTGGGTTACCTCCTGTTATTGAAGCTTCGGCTGCATTGTACCATTTGCTGTCTGTCGTTGATTCATCTTTACACAGCCACCTTGTTGAGCTTGGTGTTGAACCACAGTACTTTGCACTTCGCTGGTTGCGGGTTTTATTTGGACGAGAATTTTCGCTTCAAAACCTCTTATTAATATGGGATGAAATATTTTTAGCAGATAAAAACAAATTAGAGAAAGGTGCAGAAGATGATGTTAGCTCCACTTTTAGTATTTTTAGTTCACCACAGGGAGCACTGATATCATCCTTTGCAGTTTCTATGATACTTTATTTGAGATCTTCACTGCTTTCCACTGAAAATGCTACTACCTGTCTCCAGAGACTATTGAATTTTCCAGAGAATATAGATCTGAGAAGACTTATAGATAAGGCAAAATCTTTACAGGCTCTTGCAATGGGGCCTAGTATTTCTTCCTTCTCTACTCCTTTTGGTGGGGCTTATAACGACAGTAAGTCAATGGTGGTGAGAGGTCATTCTCTTTCACTTGATTCTATTTCTCCAAGAACTCCTCTAAGCATGGTGCCTGACAGCTATTGGGAAGAGAAGTGGAGAGTTTTGCACAAAGCAGAAGAACAAAGGGATGGTAGTTCAGGAAAACAAAATTCAACCCCCAAAAAAGGATGGACAGAAAAAGTAAGATCGAGTATATCTAGAGCAGTATCTGACCCATCTCCAGCAAAAGTTGGTTGTGGCAAGGACCGCAAGCCATTTGTTAGGCGCCGTTTGCTTGAAGATTTATCTCGTGAACTTGGCTTGGATGAAGATACTGAGAAAGTAGGCTGCAATGAAGTTCCAGGCCAAAAGGACCATATCTGTGCAGCAGTTGGGTTGGAGGATGAAGGTGGTCTAAATAAGGACTTCACTTGTACAGCTGAGGAGAGATGTCCTAGTGGAAATGCTGGCAGTGAGGAAAACTCATCCGTATGCTCAGACCCCTCTAGCCCTTCCAGTGGTGCTAACAATCGTGAAAATGACTTGGAGAAAAGTAGTGTTGCCTCAAATTTGTCGATTGATGAAACAGATGATCATCCTGAGTATAACCAGGAAGATGCAACACTTCCTGTGTCCCATCTCCCTAGTGATGCCACTCTAAATTCTGGGAGTAACAATGAAGCAACGGAAAAGTCTATGACTAAGGAGCGGAAACTTCTTTCGGGTAAATTCCAGTGGTTTTGGAAGTTTGGTCGGAGTAATGCTGGCCAGGAGAAATGTGAACAAGGAAGTGGAGCGCCTGATGCTACAAAATCTGCCAATGCTGCTGGTAATCAGAGCAATACAATATGCTCTTCTGTTGATGGACCATGCAATTCTTGCACTAGTGCAAAAGGAGATGTTGCGGACCAGAATATGATGGGTACTTTGAGGAATCTTGGCCACTCAATGCTAGAACATATTCAG GTTATAGAGTCTGTTTTCCAGCAAGATCGGGGTCAGGTGGGGTCATTGGAAAATTTGTCTAAAAATGCTCTAGTTGGCAAAGGACAAGTTACAGCTATAACGGCTCTTAAGGAGCTTCGGAAAATCAGCAATCTTCTATCTGAAATGTGA